The following proteins are co-located in the Phaeodactylum tricornutum CCAP 1055/1 chromosome 2, whole genome shotgun sequence genome:
- a CDS encoding predicted protein — protein SNLNVPYQQQRFTCSKKAPEGNRRSCVVPLPANETRDIVKAHSKPVSLTLPHRNQLVWWQTKKLTHFREKHCCKAYDGLCVVDRSCYGSHGSRTEKEKVGRGLPGPASPAASNVRSADLRVRPQRPGCGALCRVRRRQRSDAGTTRWIRSSPKRQSGVSICSSYSTQWSQRRPNYSRAGPGWSSECHCHSRRIRAWLNLYCRVCTGRRDVSSRQDQRSSSLLRTDSKYQYRRRRDLRLRSETL, from the exons agtaacttAAATGTACCGTACCAGCAACAGCGCTTCACGTGTTCCAAAAAGGCACCCGAGGGGAACCGTCGATCTTGCGTAGTTCCACTTCCTGCAAACGAGACACGGGACATTGTCAAAGCTCACTCCAAACCGGTGTCCCTGACACTTCCACATCGCAATCAACTCGTCTGGTGGCAGACGAAAAAACTCACACACTTCCGGGAAAAGCATTGTTGCAAGGCATACGATGGGTTGTGCGTCGTCGACCGAA GTTGTTACGGATCACACGGGAGCagaacagaaaaagaaaaagttggGCGGGGCCTACCCGGGCCAGCGTCGCCCGCAGCATCAAACGTACGTTCCGCCGACCTCCGAGTTCGACCACAACGGCCAGGCTGTGGCGCACTTTGTCGCGTACGGAGGCGGCAACGCTCTGACGCTGGTACAACAAGATGGATCCGCTCATCCCCAAAGCGGCAAAGCGGAGTCTCAATTTGTTCAAG TTACTCTACCCAGTGGAGTCAGCGCCGGCCAAACTATTCACGTGCAGGCCCCGGATGGTCAAGTGAATGCCATTGTCATTCCCGCCGGATTCGGGCCTGGCTCAACCTTTACTGTAGAGTTTGCACCGGAAGGAGAGACGTCTCCTCAAGGCAAGACCAACGCAGTTCCTCCCTCCTCCGGACAGACTCAAAATACCAGTACAGGCGACGACGAGATTTGCGACTTCGTTCGGAAACCCTA
- a CDS encoding predicted protein, with translation MAMTTGSASEDQRVDEFARAREILAAMKERRALFSNVLEGSYSVSDRAADDGQQLEAGIGKKQVGGSIDRRVIRRQIKVALKERQMMLSRMLVAAGPIAKIEKDCSSHDDQDSDTQKTDESSIWSQQTKSSFCSPDSSAEQMRRNTNVPLFSGIEEVCQYRKKSSFRAQRLDI, from the coding sequence ATGGCAATGACGACGGGAAGTGCAAGTGAGGACCAACGAGTCGACGAATTCGCTCGAGCTCGAGAGATACTCGCGGCCATGAAAGAACGAAGGGCGCTCTTTTCGAACGTTTTGGAAGGATCGTACAGTGTGTCGGATCGAGCAGCGGACGACGGCCAGCAATTAGAAGCTGGGATCGGAAAGAAGCAAGTAGGCGGCTCCATTGACCGCCGTGTAATTCGGAGGCAGATCAAGGTAGCACTCAAAGAACGGCAAATGATGCTCTCAAGGATGCTGGTAGCTGCGGGTCCAATAGCAAAGATTGAAAAAGATTGCTCGTCGCATGACGACCAAGATTCGGACACCCAGAAAACCGACGAATCCAGTATTTGGTCGCAACAAACAAAGTCGTCTTTCTGTTCGCCGGATAGTAGTGCAGAACAGATGAGACGAAACACGAATGTTCCTCTGTTCTCGGGAATTGAAGAGGTGTGTCAGTATCGTAAAAAATCATCTTTCCGGGCGCAGAGATTAGATATTTAA
- a CDS encoding predicted protein produces the protein TSVAASRSVMATGDESGCVRLWDTRLMGSSTASKGMLPAGCVQQWKEHNDYVSAFETSSDGFTLLASSADCTMSIYDLRMAQQGETDKTKVVRRSDDQEDELLSLLVMKRGKKVVAGTGEGVLAVWSWGTWGDVSDRFPGHPASIDALLKVDEDTLLTGSSDGLIRVVQIHPDKLLGVLGDHDGFPIEKLYFNADKSSVGSATHDRIIRLWDARVLQE, from the coding sequence ACATCCGTAGCAGCATCGCGTTCTGTTATGGCAACCGGCGATGAAAGTGGATGCGTGCGGTTATGGGATACACGGCTGATGGGAAGCTCCACAGCTTCCAAAGGAATGCTACCGGCTGGCTGTGTGCAGCAGTGGAAAGAGCACAATGATTATGTTTCGGCGTTTGAAACCTCGTCAGACGGATTTACGCTTTTGGCATCATCGGCGGATTGTACAATGTCGATATACGACTTGCGCATGGCGCAACAAGGAGAAACAGATAAGACCAAAGTGGTGCGACGCTCCGACGACCAGGAGGACGAACTCCTTTCGTTATTAGTTATGAAACGCGGTAAAAAGGTGGTTGCCGGTACGGGTGAAGGTGTTCTGGCAGTGTGGAGCTGGGGGACATGGGGGGACGTGAGCGATCGGTTCCCCGGGCATCCCGCTAGTATCGATGCTTTGCTCAAAGTTGATGAAGATACCTTATTGACTGGATCTTCCGATGGACTTATACGTGTTGTTCAGATTCATCCCGATAAGTTGCTTGGTGTATTAGGTGATCACGATGGATTTCCAATCGAAAAGCTATATTTCAACGCGGACAAGAGCTCCGTGGGTAGTGCCACGCACGATAGAATCATTCGTTTGTGGGATGCACGGGTCCTTCaggaa
- a CDS encoding predicted protein, with translation MSEGDTIASVGSRDSALERSPSPNSPTDDGVDSVDPLAETDVVPGGIPRADLLATPELAAFSPSKDANKPDNVHGMGLRLALDRSRNLNRSSRRAVVFLLDTATLYENYAQSLVKATQLLQPAIGQQANLPALSVQESLLSWSGEVQRLAKAIRSRAAQPFQNFLVSHTETVSGVQQRYWQSRQKTIQLRQKAQSYRLRYLKAANEADQALVEWKDENRLGESTDSSEEKRPKRLESKIEEAERLQGQYQRYVRRENDAVRQCQLLEAMALECLQNVEEDRLFIFVQCMIDSLMFEKEAVDEMMISLKESAEDKVVTETIISDKKESKPFMKLLKNSSNGLSQLFDDGSGAMDADTLGLPEEIGQLRDTVRSKMALRAVRVQVGRALSSFLESVATASARLSNGILQQLRKLDTKSGDPDQIRQCEGERTLRIWDSLTTSLQTEADGAILLASSLRTLRTDKLDVVVMYAEKSTKTAADTEENMWKQLCEAARSQGKAENRYRLSAAQSEKARERVQSVDSAGASGGSGNTDTGQSPIRGNRKVSSVRVNTKVSKGLANMFSILPDGGEQAMKMFHPGARASIAQQTLVDADEKEEQLRRTLDLAVEASAKALEAYRLNSEALLSHYGTEEKSGLDEMRAALEEFVSGVQAFRESRQDSLTNALSCCSKLHVKQTKIDVQDFANSIRKQIQKKASESKGMDRDGGFMLAECLEQFQALGGDRDDDDNIDDELFDDQDGEVEHLSETQNLDHSIPVLDQENEGIQDSSTEHENKQSQTWLRRQPFAHPSSLSNLPNGIALKKLSLRSNLRRRNRIHSEQPNQEVDILLTYFWSEPMDMLATPQIALSFPCSFRDGSQRLPSQYGRVYLTNRRFLFVSWTGKKLVLTWPDVLAIKLSKRSFTANNDTIRVTCRKGIDEESYMVLGGIVNYVEKLATIKRARADALAALEEVKHVVSHPVDIKAMEATTDEVPPDETLGKMEVVLTKHIRKISIQRFYDIVWSEGQGTTEKPLYLPWLERACHDIDMSTWDFAPCTGSWCGETYAQKRHIKFKIRRKTHLYIGPPIATVKQTHYCRVEGNDKCVLGMTIEFEGVPYCDTFAVEVRWVARREGVDDILVQVGVFVDFKKNTFLKSKIRSGTIEETAPVHRTLFESAQTACIAAGGEKPSENDETLVLIEATAKGNPTDISRGLQKNNFFIFACCGLVLALITWRIFIAHVRQGNPAFEADSLASSDVTSLGHRMNSLEVEVKAMHETLKEILEVIKTQQ, from the coding sequence ATGAGCGAAGGAGACACGATAGCATCCGTCGGTTCTCGCGACTCCGCCTTGGAACGGAGCCCGTCGCCCAATTCTCCGACCGACGACGGAGTGGATTCCGTCGATCCCTTGGCAGAGACCGACGTCGTCCCCGGTGGTATACCGCGGGCGGATCTTTTGGCGACTCCGGAACTTGCCGCCTTTTCTCCATCGAAAGATGCCAACAAGCCCGACAATGTGCACGGAATGGGCTTGCGTCTCGCACTGGATCGGTCACGAAACTTGAATCGCTCCAGTCGCCGAGCGGTAGTCTTCTTACTGGACACCGCCACACTGTACGAGAACTACGCGCAGTCACTCGTCAAGGCGACACAGCTTTTGCAGCCGGCCATTGGACAACAGGCCAACTTGCCGGCTCTGTCCGTCCAGGAGTCCTTGCTCTCGTGGTCCGGAGAAGTACAAAGACTGGCCAAAGCCATTCGGAGTCGGGCGGCCCAGCCTTTTCAGAACTTTCTGGTCTCACACACTGAAACCGTATCCGGGGTCCAGCAACGGTACTGGCAGAGCCGCCAAAAAACCATTCAGCTCCGGCAGAAGGCTCAATCGTATCGCTTGCGGTACCTCAAAGCCGCAAACGAAGCGGACCAAGCTCTGGTGGAATGGAAGGACGAAAACAGACTAGGCGAATCCACAGACTCGAGCGAGGAAAAACGACCCAAGCGTCTCGAATCCAAAATCGAGGAGGCAGAGCGACTGCAAGGGCAATATCAGCGATATGTTCGTCGAGAGAACGACGCCGTCCGACAGTGTCAGCTTCTCGAAGCAATGGCTCTCGAATGCTTACAAAATGTGGAGGAAGATCGCCTATTCATCTTTGTACAGTGCATGATAGATTCGTTGATGTTCGAGAAGGAGGCCGTGGATGAAATGATGATATCTCTAAAGGAAAGTGCCGAAGACAAGGTAGTTACCGAGACCATTATTTCGGACAAAAAAGAGAGCAAGCCTTtcatgaagcttttgaaaaattcTTCGAATGGACTTTCGCAACTTTTCGACGATGGTTCAGGCGCGATGGATGCCGATACTTTGGGTTTGCCCGAAGAGATCGGCCAGCTTCGCGATACTGTTCGATCCAAAATGGCTCTACGCGCAGTTCGCGTGCAGGTGGGACGGGCTTTGTcatccttcttggaaagTGTCGCCACCGCCTCGGCTCGATTGAGCAACGGGATCCTTCAACAGCTACGAAAATTGGACACCAAGTCTGGCGACCCCGACCAAATTCGTCAATGTGAAGGTGAGCGAACACTGCGGATTTGGGACTCTCTGACAACATCCCTTCAAACAGAAGCAGACGGGGCGATTTTATTGGCGAGCTCCTTGCGTACACTCCGCACCGACAAACTTGACGTGGTTGTAATGTATGCCGAAAAATCTACCAAAACAGCCGCCGATACGGAGGAGAATATGTGGAAGCAACTGTGCGAGGCAGCACGATCGCAAGGCAAAGCCGAAAACCGCTATCGCCTTTCGGCTGCCCAATCCGAAAAGGCTCGAGAGCGCGTCCAATCGGTGGATAGTGCTGGTGCTAGCGGAGGCAGCGGAAACACGGATACGGGGCAGTCGCCCATACGAGGGAATAGGAAAGTTTCCTCCGTACGAGTGAATACGAAAGTTTCGAAGGGCCTCGCCAATATGTTCTCTATTCTACCTGATGGGGGTGAGCAAGCCATGAAGATGTTTCATCCCGGAGCACGTGCAAGCATTGCTCAGCAAACGTTGGTTGACGCTGACGAAAAGGAGGAACAGCTGCGAAGAACTCTCGATTTGGCTGTGGAAGCAAGTGCCAAAGCACTAGAAGCATACCGTCTCAATTCGGAAGCTTTATTGTCTCACTATGGGACGGAGGAGAAGAGTGGGCTGGATGAAATGCGTGCAGCTTTGGAGGAGTTTGTAAGCGGAGTCCAGGCCTTTCGCGAATCGCGCCAAGACTCTTTGACCAATGCATTGTCCTGCTGCAGTAAATTGCAtgtaaagcaaacaaagatTGATGTACAAGATTTTGCTAATTCAATTCGAAAACAAATCCAGAAAAAAGCATCCGAGAGCAAAGGAATGGATAGAGATGGAGGCTTTATGTTAGCAGAATGTCTAGAGCAATTTCAGGCACTTGGAGGAGACAGAGATGATGATGATAATATTGATGATGAATTGTTTGACGATCAAGATGGAGAGGTGGAGCATTTATCTGAAACACAAAACTTGGACCATTCCATTCCCGTTTTGGACCAAGAGAATGAAGGTATACAAGACTCTTCTACTGAGCACGAAAACAAGCAGTCGCAAACTTGGCTTCGTCGGCAGCCCTTTGCGCACCCAAGTTCCTTAAGCAATCTCCCCAACGGAATAGCGCTtaaaaagctttctcttcGAAGCAATTTGCGCCGACGGAATCGAATCCATAGCGAGCAGCCGAACCAAGAAGTTGATATTCTATTGACATACTTTTGGTCGGAACCAATGGATATGCTAGCAACACCACAGATTGCGCTGTCGTTTCCCTGTTCTTTCCGTGATGGAAGTCAGCGCCTACCCTCTCAGTACGGGCGTGTTTATCTTACAAATCGAAGATTTCTATTTGTCAGCTGGACGGGAAAGAAGCTTGTTCTGACATGGCCGGATGTGCTGGCCATCAAACTGTCAAAACGATCTTTCACTGCAAACAATGATACTATTAGGGTCACGTGTCGAAAAGGGATTGACGAAGAATCGTACATGGTTCTCGGTGGAATAGTGAATTACGTAGAAAAATTGGCAACTATCAAAAGGGCTAGAGCCGATGCGTTGGCGGCCCTAGAGGAAGTCAAACATGTAGTATCGCATCCGGTGGACATAAAAGCTATGGAGGCCACTACAGACGAAGTCCCACCGGATGAAACTCTCGGAAAAATGGAAGTTGTCTTGACGAAGCACATTCGAAAGATCTCAATTCAACGATTCTATGATATAGTCTGGTCGGAAGGCCAAGGGACGACCGAAAAGCCACTCTACCTTCCATGGCTGGAGCGCGCATGCCATGATATTGATATGAGTACCTGGGATTTTGCGCCTTGTACAGGATCGTGGTGCGGAGAAACTTATGCACAGAAAAGACACATTAAGTTCAAGATACGTCGGAAAACACACCTGTATATTGGCCCACCGATTGCAACTGTGAAACAAACGCACTACTGCCGTGTCGAAGGCAACGACAAATGTGTCTTGGGTATGACAATTGAGTTTGAAGGTGTTCCGTATTGTGACACATTCGCGGTAGAAGTTCGATGGGTTGCGAGACGCGAGGGTGTGGATGACATCTTAGTGCAAGTGGGTGTTTTTGTAGATTTCAAGAAGAAtacatttttgaaaagcaagATCCGATCTGGAACGATCGAAGAGACAGCGCCAGTCCATCGCACTCTTTTCGAAAGTGCCCAAACAGCCTGTATTGCCGCTGGTGGCGAAAAGCCCTCCGAGAACGATGAAACACTCGTGCTAATTGAAGCCActgcaaaaggaaatccgACGGATATTTCTCGGGGTTTGCAAAAAAATAATTTCTTCATTTTCGCCTGCTGTGGACTCGTTCTGGCGCTCATAACTTGGCGAATCTTCATTGCACACGTCCGACAAGGTAACCCTGCTTTTGAAGCAGATTCATTAGCTTCCAGTGATGTGACGTCCTTGGGCCATCGAATGAATAGCTTAGAAGTCGAAGTCAAGGCCATGCATGAAACGTTGAAGGAAATCCTCGAAGTCATAAAGACTCAACAGTAA
- a CDS encoding predicted protein — protein sequence MTVRQFNDHSDGDKYQNYSGPRMDLPSNFLTFLSDLKCAVSKSQFVALNENLENLWNLSPQEQAIDNQRQVEEDVAAVDKNTLIAVTQHLISTLCGILKDGTAFGHQSQDSITTTSQPIDVLNAWNQHHESLCLDDTEEPFLWFTEIIRASKNWVRWILQIYPMIAPSNSVSYQATQPFQSNEMLEFYMLLMDGYISLKFVNAKTGENLARHACQLLFYAVYSQSPRTDDKAQLRFQHLRELDFFDRILTMLGQAQTTAFGFALVQLIHNVMYSFTDASKAWTESNIFLTATACSKCPWLSQKSSEHYTFPIMLEYMLIWCLSSQPPLPNNFEDRRVNIVVEVLRTFYAMRAGSKLTVDSALANILVQLLHLDSQKKQCMDCQIAAVPILMDANPSLGDFLVSRESVAPLMHILDSQMTLVLRSNEMDNAGAAKLTPILAVLFRFSQANLKFRQLVKASIFPRDRETTFQAMVKEAEKGIGSTKNMTPMDAPSGTLRAGLIRLLSWPQSHIKRFVGELLWILCANDSKEFSYRVGMGNALPFLGLKGIVELPPTIHS from the coding sequence ATGACAGTAAGGCAATTTAACGATCATTCGGATGGGGATAAATACCAGAACTATTCAGGTCCACGGATGGATCTACCCAGCAATTTCCTGACTTTTTTATCAGATTTGAAATGCGCCGTGTCGAAATCTCAATTCGTAGCCCTAAACGAAAACCTGGAAAATCTCTGGAATCTTTCGCCTCAGGAACAAGCTATTGATAATCAACGACAAGTTGAAGAAGACGTGGCTGCAGTCGATAAGAATACATTGATTGCCGTTACGCAGCATTTGATTTCGACACTATGCGGTATTTTGAAAGACGGAACAGCCTTTGGACACCAGAGCCAAGACTCAATAACAACTACCTCACAGCCGATAGATGTTTTGAATGCATGGAATCAGCATCATGAGTCGCTCTGCTTGGACGATACGGAGGAGCCGTTCCTTTGGTTCACTGAAATAATTCGGGCGAGCAAAAACTGggttcgatggattttgcAAATATATCCTATGATTGCTCCGTCGAATTCTGTTTCTTACCAAGCAACGCAACCATTCCAATCCAACGAAATGTTGGAGTTCTATATGCTTCTCATGGATGGTTATATCAGCTTGAAATTCGTCAACGCCAAAACTGGCGAGAACTTGGCGCGACACGCCTGCCAACTCCTCTTCTACGCAGTCTATTCCCAATCTCCACGCACTGACGACAAAGCACAACTGAGGTTCCAACATTTGCGAGAACTTGATTTCTTTGACCGAATATTGACCATGCTGGGACAAGCTCAAACCACCGCCTTTGGATTCGCGTTGGTGCAACTCATTCACAACGTTATGTATTCTTTTACCGACGCCTCCAAAGCATGGACGGAATCGAATATATTCTTGACCGCCACCGCTTGCTCGAAGTGTCCCTGGTTGTCCCAGAAGTCGAGTGAGCATTATACCTTTCCTATCATGCTCGAATATATGTTAATATGGTGTCTTTCATCGCAACCACCGTTGCCCAACAATTTCGAGGATCGCCGAGTAAATATAGTTGTTGAGGTCCTACGGACTTTCTATGCGATGCGTGCTGGATCGAAGCTGACTGTGGATTCAGCTCTTGCAAATATTCTGGTGCAACTGCTCCACTTAGATAGTCAGAAAAAGCAGTGTATGGATTGTCAGATCGCAGCTGTTCCTATCTTGATGGACGCCAATCCATCTTTGGGAGACTTTCTAGTTTCTAGGGAATCCGTCGCGCCCTTGATGCATATTTTGGATAGTCAGATGACGCTTGTTTTGAGGAGCAATGAAATGGACAATGCCGGTGCGGCCAAATTGACACCCATTCTAGCTGTACTGTTCAGGTTTTCACAAGCCAACCTCAAGTTCCGGCAATTAGTGAAAGCATCAATTTTTCCCAGGGATCGAGAGACGACTTTCCAAGCAATGGTCAAAGAGGCCGAAAAAGGAATCGGTTCCACCAAAAATATGACACCAATGGACGCCCCGTCCGGAACCTTGAGGGCCGGCCTTATTCGTTTGCTTAGTTGGCCCCAGAGCCACATAAAACGCTTTGTGGGCGAGTTACTTTGGATTTTGTGTGCGAATGATTCCAAAGAATTTTCCTATCGCGTTGGAATGGGCAACgctcttccgtttcttggCCTAAAAGGAATTGTTGAGCTGCCACCGACTATTCATTCTTAA
- a CDS encoding predicted protein has protein sequence MMRILSTRSLLQTALLLSISEICSGAAAIYESTAWMQVSWDAVDASDTLSADQVYALENEASVYFASIVDDNVDQVLSMQVSVTDETPRMSGRVLLDAVVTSVYLDERFPIQLDTVLLQNMNEADLKEAFAGVLGDSTAEALALDFSLRPYEDTLVLESVYIADGRTRADKGLITAVVILTVMVLLVSSVLLYVTGGWNVCLMKINNFLFEEVEEDDYAIEKRATFQVQSYDEDDDNRSSTRSEAPSVESGMTANPTAGPGILQTPIRELQDEPLTPMTETPTGLPLGIQSIRKMPPPDSPDVDGGLSHMILQRVMGTNKNESKSKVLQQP, from the exons ATGATGAGGATTCTGTCGACCAGGTCTCTTCTACAGACCGCTTTGCTTTTAAGTATTTCCGAGATTTGTAGCGGAGCAGCGGCT ATTTACGAGTCGACGGCATGGATGCAAGTGAGCTGGGACGCTGTTGATGCATCCGACACGCTGTCTGCTGATCAGGTATACGCGCTCGAAAACGAGGCCTCGGTCTATTTTGCGAGTATCGTCGACGACAATGTTGACCAGGTTTTGTCGATGCAAGTCAGTGTCACGGATGAAACCCCACGCATGAGTGGACGCGTACTCCTCGATGCCGTCGTGACAAGCGTATACTTGGACGAGCGTTTTCCCATTCAATTGGATACTGTTTTGCTACAGAACATGAACGAAGCCGACTTGAAAGAGGCCTTCGCTGGTGTCTTGGGGGATAGTACGGCGGAGGCCTTAGCTCTTGATTTTAGCTTGAGACCTTACGAAGACACTCTAGTGCTGGAATCAGTCTATATAGCCGACGGACGCACTCGTGCCGATAAGGGTCTCATTACTGCTGTCGTTATCTTGACCGTAATGGTCCTTCTGGTGTCATCCGTTCTGTTGTATGTTACGGGAGGCTGGAATGTGTGTTTGATGAAAATAAACAACTTCCTGTTCGAAGAAGTGGAAGAGGATGATTATGCCATTGAAAAGCGGGCCACTTTTCAGGTACAGTCttacgacgaagatgatgacaatCGCAGCAGTACCCGCAGCGAAGCTCCAAGTGTCGAATCCGGAATGACAGCTAATCCCACAGCTGGACCTGGAATACTACAAACACCTATCCGTGAACTTCAAGATGAGCCTTTGACGCCCATGACAGAAACTCCAACTGGGTTGCCCTTAGGTATTCAGAGTATACGCAAAATGCCCCCTCCCGACAGTCCTGACGTTGACGGTGGTCTATCTCACATGATACTTCAACGCGTGATGGGTACCAATAAGAATGAATCAAAATCTAAGGTGCTGCAGCAACCTTGA
- a CDS encoding predicted protein — protein sequence MLLPVCLKRPPLQGFAFAVAILTFDLLWKFSQIQWTQLSAESLRETLAFVENITIHENELDFVKTNELHTTGSLRNLRIAFIGDSLTRYQYLSLAYYAQAGRWVQDSDKPNLLGTPRQFKTWEENNNFTMAQLGYKETCNCYRPPGKINLKTSYQNRYYADKERNVYLTYITKTGKPEAHGHWDASGVYERHHLEANSSSYLWRFDWAETISNHLGRMNPKPDYVVLNAGIWKNNDLTAETFRTIRKALNNMDIKGIYKTTTRRSFETKTYSEPHDVEGCRVLHHCLNLSWTGSLPYRRNYWDPVHFVAHINTQFNFQLLDLLQTIQKQKPATPEEVTDTQIKGSLRIEKTNTE from the coding sequence ATGTTGTTGCCGGTGTGTCTCAAAAGGCCGCCCCTGCAAGGCTTTGCCTTCGCCGTCGCCATTTTGACCTTCGATCTGTTGTGGAAATTCAGTCAAATCCAGTGGACTCAATTGAGTGCCGAGTCCCTAAGAGAGACGCTGGCATTCGTAGAGAATATCACCATCCACGAAAATGAGCTCGACTTCGTCAAAACCAACGAGTTGCATACAACTGGCAGTCTGCGTAATCTTCGGATAGCATTCATTGGCGATTCCCTGACTCGCTACCAATATCTCAGCTTGGCCTACTATGCTCAGGCTGGACGGTGGGTACAAGACAGCGACAAGCCCAACCTTTTGGGAACCCCGCGCCAGTTTAAAACATGGGAGGAAAATAACAATTTTACGATGGCGCAACTAGGATATAAGGAGACGTGCAACTGTTATCGACCGCCTGGGAAGATCAATCTGAAAACCTCGTATCAGAATCGCTATTACGCTGACAAGGAGCGCAACGTATACTTGACGTACATTACGAAAACAGGAAAACCCGAAGCTCACGGGCACTGGGATGCATCGGGTGTCTACGAGCGACATCATTTGGAAGCGAATTCCTCATCGTATCTTTGGCGCTTCGATTGGGCTGAAACAATTAGCAATCATCTTGGTCGTATGAATCCAAAGCCCGACTATGTCGTACTCAACGCGGGTATTTGGAAAAATAACGATCTAACAGCCGAAACCTTCAGAACTATCCGAAAGGCCTTGAACAACATGGACATTAAAGGAATCTATAAAACTACCACGCGACGATCGTTTGAAACAAAAACATACTCGGAACCACACGATGTGGAAGGCTGTCGAGTGTTGCACCATTGCCTGAATCTTTCTTGGACAGGCAGCTTGCCGTATCGACGAAATTATTGGGATCCGGTACATTTTGTGGCTCATATCAATACCCAGTTCAATTTTCAGTTGTTGGACTTATTGCAAACCATACAGAAACAAAAACCCGCCACACCAGAGGAAGTCACAGATACACAAATCAAGGGAAGCCTTCGCATAGAAAAAACAAACACAGAATAA
- a CDS encoding predicted protein, which produces MSQAPSLRRHHSTFSPFSTTPTSCREAQAHVSTETVDMPLMIEYDEFYVSDDGIARTFYELHATGSTKKPPFAIEERYDLKQAKKTFVLRKPAPDENSPHSSNEDQDAQPEVLSRNSLGAVDLGKVITSVHIQEIDQGVFGSAGTGATTWEASLAMALYFGTQRHQLSGNVVELGCGVGVGSILNILASTLDHRERSHVKSVTLTDGNDEVLQQCRSNVHQALAGVPPSTRPPISIKNLEWKEAFESLDRCSDILGGAKYKTVIACDCAYRHQAIKPLSETLASILQPEGTIHMFGPYNRSAFLETCRYLSRELNLDVTLEWVEINRYRLKPASEIEGSGWSEKDDGSFASQCAAKDSSNHKADESLFDID; this is translated from the exons ATGTCTCAAGCTCCTTCTTTACGTCGACATCACTCTACATTCTCTCCGTTCTCGACAACACCAACGTCATGCCGAGAAGCGCAAGCCCACGTTTCTACCGAGACCGTTGACATGCCTCTCATGATTGAATACGATGAATTTTACGTATCAGACGATGGGATTGCCCGAACATTCTACGAACTGCATGCAACGGgctcgacgaagaaaccaCCCTTTGCAATTGAAGAGCGGTATGATTTGAAGCAAGCTAAGAAAACGTTTGTGTTGCGCAAACCTGCACCAGACGAGAACTCTCCTCATTCATCTAATGAAGATCAGGACGCTCAACCTGAAGTCTTAAGCCGGAACTCCCTCGGTGCTGTAGATCTGGGAAAAGTCATTACTTCCGTGCACATCCAAGAGATTGATCAAGGAGTGTTCGGTTCCGCCGGCACAGGCGCAACGACATGGGAAGCCTCGCTCGCCATGGCTCTCTACTTTGGTACGCAGCGGCACCAGCTTTCTGGAAATGTCGTCGAGCTTGGCTGCGGGGTGGGCGTAGGCAGCATTCTCAATATCTTGGCATCGACACTGGATCACCGAGAGCGCTCGCACGTCAAGTCCGTCACACTGACTGACGGAAACGATGAAGTTTTGCAACAATGCCGCAGCAATGTGCACCAAGCCTTGGCTGGTGTGCCCCCTAGCACACGTCCACCTATTTCCATCAAAAACTTGGAGTGGAAGGAAGCGTTCGAGTCGCTTGATCGGTGCAGTGACATTTTGGGTGGTGCGAAGTACAAAACAGTGATTGCCTGTGACTGTGCTTACCGCCACCAAGCGATTAAACCCTTGAGCGAAACCTTGGCTAGTATACTCCAACCTGAAGGTACCATTCACATGTTTGGACCATACAATCGCAGCGCATTTTTAGAGACATGTCGTTACCTGTCCAGGGAGTTGAATTTGGATGTCACCTTGGAATGGGTTGAAATCAATCGATATCGACTCAAGCCAGCCAGTGAAATAGAAGGTAGTGGATGGAGtgaaaaagacgacggtAGCTTTGCGTCACAATGCGCAGCCAA GGATAGCAGTAATCACAAAGCAGACGAGTCACTCTTCGATATTGATTAG